A window of the Methyloprofundus sp. genome harbors these coding sequences:
- a CDS encoding queuine tRNA-ribosyltransferase, whose product MQFDLLTTEGHARRGRLTFARGVIETPIFMPVGTYGSVKSLTPHDLDELGAQIILGNTFHLMLRPGMDVIKAHGSLHDFMAWQGPILTDSGGFQVFSLGELRKITEAGVTFKSPIDGSKIFMGPEESMQVQRDLGSDIVMIFDECTPYPATVQEAADSMRLSLRWAERSKKAHGDNPSALFGIVQGGMYEHLRQESIAGLVDIGFDGYAIGGLSVGEPKDEMMATLDVVHPKLPVDKPRYLMGVGTPEDLVEAVRRGIDMFDCVMPTRNARNGHIFTRIGVIKIRNSQYRLDTKPLDENCSCYTCQHYSRSYLRHLDKCHEILGARLNTIHNLHYYLNLMQEIRESIENGVFEDFVKSFYQQRGKAVPSVA is encoded by the coding sequence ATGCAATTTGATTTATTAACAACCGAAGGTCATGCTCGGCGTGGGCGTTTGACTTTTGCTCGGGGTGTTATTGAAACACCTATCTTTATGCCTGTGGGCACTTATGGTTCAGTCAAATCCCTGACTCCACATGACCTAGATGAGTTAGGCGCACAAATTATTTTAGGTAATACCTTTCACCTGATGTTACGCCCAGGCATGGATGTTATTAAAGCACATGGGAGTTTGCATGATTTTATGGCTTGGCAAGGGCCAATCCTGACTGACTCGGGTGGCTTTCAAGTTTTTAGTTTAGGTGAGTTACGTAAAATTACTGAAGCAGGCGTTACCTTTAAGTCCCCTATTGATGGCAGTAAGATTTTTATGGGGCCAGAAGAATCTATGCAAGTGCAGCGTGATTTGGGTTCAGATATTGTGATGATTTTTGATGAGTGTACGCCATATCCTGCCACTGTGCAGGAAGCGGCTGATTCAATGCGCTTATCTTTGCGCTGGGCTGAGCGCAGTAAAAAGGCGCATGGCGATAATCCATCTGCATTATTCGGCATAGTGCAGGGAGGGATGTATGAGCATTTACGCCAAGAATCGATTGCAGGCTTGGTTGATATAGGCTTTGATGGTTACGCCATTGGCGGCCTGTCGGTTGGAGAGCCAAAAGATGAAATGATGGCTACTTTAGATGTGGTACACCCCAAACTACCAGTTGATAAGCCTCGCTATTTAATGGGAGTGGGCACGCCAGAGGATTTGGTAGAAGCCGTTCGTCGTGGTATTGATATGTTTGATTGCGTTATGCCGACGCGCAATGCTCGTAATGGCCATATTTTTACCCGTATAGGTGTGATTAAAATTCGTAATAGCCAATATCGACTGGATACCAAGCCATTAGATGAAAACTGTAGTTGTTATACCTGCCAGCATTATTCACGTTCGTATTTACGCCATTTAGATAAGTGTCATGAGATTTTAGGGGCACGGCTTAATACTATTCACAACCTGCATTAT
- a CDS encoding mxaD protein: MRKSLCLVLLLWLYAVEIQACPVQESVKATVIINATPDKVWDIIKDFDNMAWHPDIRSIKATNDNKKGAIRILTLKNDGTITEELKRYKADKMRYSYKITDMSTIGSIFHSGVEKPIKVIPVTDFSATISVKATAGGSVVKWKAKFYRGHPNNNPPEELNAKAAYKAVSHFLKAGLTHLLKKFNINGDESAISIDYAGILDNRYKYNDTTKVIKRWGSLLYYD, translated from the coding sequence ATGAGAAAATCCCTATGTTTAGTTCTACTACTGTGGCTTTATGCCGTTGAAATTCAAGCATGCCCCGTACAAGAAAGTGTAAAAGCAACGGTTATCATTAATGCTACTCCAGATAAGGTATGGGATATTATTAAAGATTTTGACAATATGGCATGGCACCCAGACATTAGGAGCATTAAAGCGACTAATGACAATAAAAAAGGAGCTATTCGTATTTTAACTTTAAAAAATGATGGCACCATCACTGAGGAACTAAAGAGGTATAAAGCAGATAAGATGAGATACTCTTATAAAATTACTGATATGAGTACTATTGGCAGTATTTTTCATTCAGGAGTTGAGAAACCTATTAAAGTGATACCTGTTACAGACTTTTCTGCAACTATTAGTGTAAAAGCGACAGCAGGTGGCTCTGTCGTTAAATGGAAAGCAAAATTTTATCGCGGCCATCCAAACAACAACCCACCTGAAGAGCTAAATGCGAAAGCTGCTTATAAGGCTGTCAGCCATTTTTTAAAGGCAGGGCTAACTCATCTTTTGAAGAAATTTAATATTAATGGTGATGAATCAGCTATCTCAATTGATTATGCAGGCATTCTTGACAATAGATATAAATATAATGATACAACAAAAGTGATAAAAAGGTGGGGATCCCTTCTTTACTATGACTAA
- a CDS encoding transposase, IS4 family, with the protein MFILRDLLSPLQSHFSETTLGKERASLFAYTLLSIIVPFTSSISSNLWRSLETLFGINIKRKRFYTFMASTKLPWQGLWKTAWDLIDNPETDDRLLIALDDFINPKVGKKIFGCKTIYDHAAKANQSDYPWAQNVVAIGLLKQIKNRWACLFLDFRHYLPQKAIDAQSDRAKIKGRLQSFETKIGQAAQMIIGVANHFSSKQILAVTDSWFGNAGLLKPVRKEVGSLFDILSRLRCNSVLYDFPETRESRQRGRPRKYGRRLGSATEMAKCIRHEATEYQVTLYGKQRTVLAHERIVMLKSLKCKVRVVWVFRKTQWIALFSTDLSLSVTQMIEFYGARWKIESGFKELKQDIGSQKSQCRNAHSVTNHLNFCMMASTLTWIYADRLKADPERRHKVKGRASFAFSDVRRIITEAALNPDFNHVCPKPSNSPINPLVAVLLRMVA; encoded by the coding sequence ATGTTCATTTTACGCGATCTTCTTTCTCCTCTTCAATCACATTTTTCAGAAACCACGCTCGGCAAAGAAAGAGCCTCGTTATTTGCCTATACGCTACTGTCGATCATTGTCCCATTTACTTCCTCCATTAGTTCCAATTTATGGCGTAGCCTTGAAACGCTGTTCGGTATCAATATCAAGCGGAAACGATTTTACACATTCATGGCATCAACCAAATTACCGTGGCAAGGTTTATGGAAAACAGCCTGGGACCTAATCGACAACCCTGAAACGGACGACCGATTATTAATTGCCCTGGATGATTTCATCAACCCTAAAGTGGGCAAAAAAATCTTTGGTTGCAAAACCATTTATGATCATGCGGCCAAAGCCAATCAAAGCGACTACCCATGGGCACAAAACGTAGTAGCCATCGGTTTGCTCAAGCAAATAAAAAATCGTTGGGCCTGTTTGTTTTTAGATTTTCGCCACTACCTTCCACAGAAAGCGATTGATGCGCAATCCGATCGAGCGAAGATCAAAGGTCGATTGCAGTCGTTTGAAACCAAGATCGGCCAAGCTGCACAGATGATCATCGGGGTTGCAAACCATTTTTCCAGCAAGCAAATACTCGCGGTGACCGATAGTTGGTTTGGCAATGCAGGTTTGTTAAAGCCCGTACGCAAAGAGGTGGGCAGTCTGTTTGATATTCTGTCGCGCCTGCGCTGTAATAGTGTTTTATATGATTTTCCCGAGACAAGAGAATCAAGGCAACGAGGAAGACCTCGAAAATATGGCCGGCGCTTGGGTTCGGCAACGGAAATGGCAAAATGCATTCGCCACGAAGCGACCGAATATCAGGTGACTCTTTATGGCAAGCAGCGTACGGTACTTGCTCATGAACGTATTGTCATGCTGAAAAGTTTAAAGTGCAAAGTACGCGTCGTGTGGGTTTTTCGTAAAACGCAATGGATCGCACTGTTTAGCACGGACTTGTCATTATCGGTCACGCAAATGATCGAGTTTTATGGTGCGAGATGGAAAATCGAATCAGGATTCAAGGAGTTGAAACAAGACATCGGCAGTCAAAAAAGTCAGTGCCGTAATGCGCATTCCGTGACCAATCATTTAAATTTTTGTATGATGGCAAGTACCCTGACCTGGATTTATGCCGACCGTTTAAAGGCGGATCCGGAGCGTCGGCACAAAGTAAAAGGGCGCGCCAGTTTTGCATTTTCAGACGTGCGGCGCATCATTACCGAGGCAGCATTGAACCCGGATTTTAATCATGTTTGCCCCAAACCAAGCAACTCCCCGATAAATCCACTGGTTGCCGTACTGTTGCGCATGGTGGCTTGA
- a CDS encoding mxaD protein, translated as MKITSLYLSIFLLFWTLGVSAHGPVRQKIAESIQIDVPPEVVWEKIKDFGDLSWLPNVRDTKHEGGESKGATRVLTLNDGKVVTEELKKFSAAKMSYSYKITDMSTTGSIFHSGVDEPIKVIPVTDFAATIQVKAKEGGSVVKWKAGFYRGYMNNNPPEELNEATAISIVKGIFRAGLDNLKQVAESNKKAVKVAKKSQPKQEATRVKKADKNIEVDTQYPASNFQPKVIFSDVKAVKKSKVIFDPKYPAAYFQPKVIYP; from the coding sequence ATGAAAATAACCTCTTTGTACCTATCTATCTTTTTGCTTTTTTGGACATTGGGTGTAAGCGCACATGGGCCAGTCCGTCAAAAGATAGCAGAGAGCATTCAAATTGATGTACCACCTGAAGTTGTCTGGGAAAAAATTAAAGATTTTGGTGATTTGAGTTGGTTACCAAATGTCCGTGATACTAAACATGAAGGTGGGGAGTCTAAAGGAGCAACGCGAGTATTAACATTAAATGATGGTAAAGTGGTTACTGAAGAACTAAAGAAATTTAGTGCGGCTAAGATGAGTTATTCTTATAAAATTACTGATATGAGTACTACTGGTAGTATTTTTCATTCAGGAGTTGATGAGCCTATTAAAGTGATACCTGTCACAGACTTTGCTGCAACTATTCAAGTGAAAGCAAAAGAAGGTGGTTCTGTCGTTAAATGGAAGGCGGGGTTTTATCGCGGTTATATGAATAATAACCCACCTGAAGAGCTAAATGAGGCAACTGCGATTAGCATAGTAAAAGGTATTTTTCGTGCAGGGTTGGATAATTTGAAGCAAGTTGCTGAATCCAATAAAAAAGCAGTTAAAGTTGCAAAAAAATCGCAACCGAAGCAAGAGGCAACTAGAGTAAAAAAAGCAGATAAAAATATTGAAGTTGATACTCAGTACCCAGCATCAAATTTTCAGCCTAAAGTTATTTTTTCTGATGTAAAAGCTGTTAAAAAAAGCAAGGTTATTTTTGACCCAAAATATCCAGCTGCTTATTTTCAACCTAAAGTAATCTATCCTTAA
- a CDS encoding transposase, IS3 family gives MGTQHYSKQFKEAIIKKLNQSELSLRQFAKQESMNPSTLYKWKEEFKISGLSVSKEIPSEQWSAEEKFAVVLEIATLSEIEVSEYCRSKGLYPEQINTWKQACIAGNVRQAGNKKALQAATKSDKKRIKELEKELNRKEKALAETAALLVLRKKFNAYWGEDEDN, from the coding sequence ATGGGAACTCAGCATTATTCAAAGCAGTTTAAGGAAGCGATTATTAAAAAGCTGAATCAAAGCGAACTATCTCTCAGGCAGTTTGCCAAACAAGAAAGCATGAATCCTTCTACGCTTTATAAATGGAAAGAAGAATTTAAAATATCAGGGTTGTCCGTGTCAAAAGAAATCCCCTCTGAACAATGGTCAGCGGAAGAAAAATTTGCAGTCGTTTTAGAAATAGCGACCTTATCTGAAATTGAAGTAAGCGAATATTGTCGAAGCAAAGGTTTGTATCCAGAGCAGATAAATACTTGGAAGCAAGCGTGCATAGCAGGTAATGTACGCCAGGCAGGTAACAAGAAGGCCCTGCAGGCAGCCACTAAATCCGATAAAAAACGGATAAAAGAGTTAGAAAAAGAGCTCAACAGAAAAGAAAAAGCCTTGGCAGAAACGGCAGCCTTACTGGTGCTTAGAAAAAAGTTCAATGCCTATTGGGGAGAAGACGAGGACAATTGA
- a CDS encoding peptidyl-prolyl cis-trans isomerase C, which produces MAIACARHILVKTKVEAEKLKQLLADGADFAMLAKKYSQCNSAKQGGDLGEFGPGKMLKAFDNVVFKKPILTVHGPVKTKFGFHLIETIYRH; this is translated from the coding sequence ATGGCGATAGCATGTGCTCGACATATTTTAGTGAAAACTAAAGTAGAAGCAGAAAAACTTAAGCAACTATTGGCAGATGGTGCTGATTTTGCGATGCTTGCCAAGAAGTATTCTCAGTGTAATTCTGCAAAGCAAGGTGGCGATCTTGGGGAGTTTGGCCCAGGGAAAATGCTAAAGGCATTTGATAATGTGGTATTCAAGAAGCCGATATTAACAGTACATGGACCTGTTAAAACCAAATTTGGCTTTCATTTGATCGAAACTATTTACCGGCATTAG